The stretch of DNA gttgttgttggagcaactgtggttgttgtgggagcagctgtggttgttgtgggagcagctgtggttgttgtgggagcagctgtggttgttgtgggagcaacagtggttgttgtgggaataactgttgttgttgtggggacagctgttgttgtggaagtagctgtcgttgttgtgggagcaattgtggttgttgtgggagcagctgtggttgttgttggagcagctgtggttgttgttagagcagtggtggttgttgtgggaacagctgtggttgttgtggaagtagctgtcgttgttgttggagcagctgtggttgttgttagagcagtggtggttgttgtgggagcagctgtggttgttgtgggagcagctgtggttgttgtgggagcaactgtggttgttgtgggagcaactgtggttgttgtgggagcaactgtggttgttgtggggaccgctgttgttgttgtggaagtagctgtcgttgttgttggagcagctgtggttgttgttggagcaactgtggttgttgttgtgtgagcagctgtggttgttgtgtgagcagctgtggttgttgtgggagcagttgtggttgttgttggagcagctgtggttgttgtgggaacagctgtggttgttgtgggaacagctgtggttgttgtggaagtagctgtcgttgttgttggagcaactgtggttgttgttggagcaactgtggttgttgtgggagcagctgtggttgttgtgggagcagctgtggttgttgtgggagcagctgtggttgttgtgggagcaacagtggttgttgtgggaataactgttgttgttgtggggacagctgttgttgtggaagtagctgtcgttgttgtgggagcaattgtggttgttgtgggagcagctgtggttgttgttggagcagctgtggttgttgttagagcagtggtggttgttgtgggaacagctgtggttgttgtggaagtagctgtcgttgttgttggagcagctgtggttgttgttagagcagtggtggttgttgtgggagcagctgtggttgttgtgggagcagctgtggttgttgtgggagcacctgtggttgttgtgggagcacctgtggttgttgtggaagtagctgtcgttgttgttggagcagctgtggttgttgttagagcagtggtggttgttgtgggagcagctgtggttgttgtgggagcagctgtggttgttgtgggagcacctgtggttgttgtgggagcacctgtggttgttgtggaagtagctgtcgttgttgttggagcagctgtggttgttgtgggagcagctgtggctgttgtgggagcagtggTGGTTGTCgtgggagcaactgtggttgttgtgggagcaactgtggttgttgtgggtgcagctgttgttgttgtggggacagctgtggttgttgtgggtgcaactgtggttgttgttagagcagctgtggttgttgtgggagcaactgtggttgttgttagagcagctgtggttgctgttagagcagtggtggttgttgttagagcagtggtggttgttgttagagcagtggtggttgttgtgggaagctctgtggttgttgtgggagcagctgtggttgttgtggaagtagctgtcgttgttgttggagcagctgtggttgttgttggagcaactgtggttgttgttagagcagtggtggttgttgtgggagcagctgtggttgttgtgggagcagctgtggttgttatgggagcagctgtggttgttgtgggagcagctgtggttgttgtgggagcagctgtggttgttgtggaagtagctgtagttgttgtggaagtagctgtcgttgttgttggagcagctgtggttgttgtgggagcaactgtggttgttgttagagcagtggtggttgttgtgggagcagctgtggttgttgtggctgcaactgtggttgttatgggtgtggctgttgttgttgtgggagcaactgtggttgttgtgggtgcagctgttgttgttgttgtggggacagctgtggttgttgtggaagttgctgtggttgttgttggagcagctgtggttgttgttggagcaactgtggttgttgaggaagcagctgtggttgttgttagagcaactgtggttgttgaggaagcagctgttgttgttgttagagCAGCTGTGGTTGGAGTTGTGGTTGCTGGGGGTTGTGTTGGTACGATGACCTCTGTAATTATAAAATGGATTTCTAGGTATTCTATTCTGATTGATCAAAGGGTGTTCTATAGGATTTAATTATACCTAATGTTTATTAACTGTACAGTGGCTAAATATTGTGTACATCTCTAAACAAATTCTGACATAAAATCCAGTCAAGAAAGTTACAGACGTTTCATCAACAATGTTGAGGACGTAGGGTTACTCAGTTTAGCATAAGATAAGAAGGTAATGTGTTTTCTCTTCAGAACACATTTTTTTTACAACCACATTTGTTACTTTGTTTTCTATGTGACGTAGCACACATAAAAGACAGATAATCAACTCTGGCATGCATAGTTAAATGGAAATGACCTTCTTCACCTGTTTGGGACCGTATCACACCCCCTACGTTGTGATTTATTTAAATAGAATTGCACAGTCTTGAATTGACCATTCCTTGCATATGCAAGTTATAATTAACTGATATGTTATAACAAATTAGTAACAGTAAATCTGTGATGAACAACTAGTGCAAATAATATGTGAGTCTTACTTGTTGCCACAATAGAGGCTGTGTTCACTGGGAGAGAGAAATTAGAGCTGTTGCTTGAAACTGCCTCTGTCATCGTGGCAGCCACGTCACTGGTCGCAGGGACTACGCTGATATTGGCAAATACCAGCTTAGTGATTACCACAACTGAACCTTGACTGGAAAACAACCACAATTATTCGATTAAATTATGATTTCATCAACAGATCAGATTCATGTTTAAATTCTACGATAATTATGAACAATTTAACAAATTACTTCTTTAGAACCCCAAACACGATGTCAGACAAAAATGCTTAGAATGACTTCTTACCTGAAACCTATAACTTCTATGCGAAGGAAACTGGATCCATATTGACTTTTGTACACATTTTCCAGCTGTAAAAAGAATATGAATATATCATGTTTTATACATGAATGTCCTGAGACATTGCGATGGTTTTACATTGATATATACTTTACAACACACACTAACCCTAATGTCAAGGTTTGCTTATCATTCTGAAATGTTTTCTTCATTACTTGTAAACTACTTCTAAATCAatatatcaatcaatcatttCAATTCTGTCGAAGCAATCATTGAGCAGAAAACCTTTAGATTTTATTCCCTGATTTAATAACATGATATTTTGATTACTGAATTGACTAGACTAAGCCTTTTTTATTAGGGAATCTAAAAGTATGATATTAGAAAGGTTGAAAATGAAAGTAAAACAGTATTTACCGCTGAAGCCACAGTATTTGCTAATTCTTTGAACGCTGGTGAAGAAACATTACTCAAATCTGCTGTGAAGTTTTGCTCCAATTTGAACTCCAACTTAACCTCTGGTGGTGGAGGGGCTGGTGTTGTGGTAGTGGTTGAAGAACCAGTTGTAACTGTGGTcaaagcagctgtggttgttgttggagtagctgtggttgttgtgggagcagaagtggttgttgtgggagcagaagtggttgttgtgggagcagaagtggttgttgtgggtgcagaagtggttgttgtgggagcagaagtggttgttgtgggagcagctgtggttgttgtgggagcagaagtggttgttgtgggagcagaagtggttgttgtgggagcagctgtggttgttgtgggagcagaagtggttgttgtgggagcagaagtggttgttgtgggtgcagaagtggttgttgtgggagcagaagtggttgttgtgggagcagctgtggttgttgtgggagcagaagtggttgttgtgggagcagctgtgttATTGTTGAATTGTAGCACAGTATATACCACAACCGAACCTTCActggaaaacaaaacaaaaccttTTTTTATTAGTCCATCAGCAAATCATGTtcatattgttattatttttggaATTATATACAATTAAATACATGACTTATTAACCTCTAAATTAATTGATGAATATAATGTGAATCTACAAAAGAAACCCAAGAATGTCCCAATGTCAATAACTACCTACCTGAAACCAAGAACCACTGTGTGATTGAAACTGGATCCATATTTGTGTTTGTAATCACTGTCCAGCTGTAAATATAAGTGTTATATATCATATTTAGTCATGAATACATCctaaaacattgaacatctatcAGAAGGTACAGCTGAAGATAAATAGTATAACATTAAAAAAGGCATAATTAATCATAGTTCAAATCA from Salvelinus fontinalis isolate EN_2023a chromosome 5, ASM2944872v1, whole genome shotgun sequence encodes:
- the LOC129856126 gene encoding mucin-5AC-like, coding for MAGNEGSVVVYTVLQFNNNTAAPTTTTSAPTTTTAAPTTTTSAPTTTTSAPTTTTSAPTTTTSAPTTTTAAPTTTTSAPTTTTSAPTTTTAAPTTTTSAPTTTTSAPTTTTSAPTTTTSAPTTTTSAPTTTTATPTTTTAALTTVTTATTTTAAPTTTTTALTTTTVAPTTTTAAPTTTTATSTTTTATSTTTTAAPTTTTAAPTTTTAAPITTTAAPTTTTAAPTTTTTTAAPTTTTAAPTTTTTALTTTTAAPTTTTATSTTTTAVPTTTTTALTTTTAAPTTTTAAPTTTTIAPTTTTATSTTTAVPTTTTVIPTTTTVAPTTTTAAPTTTTAAPTTTTAAPTTTTVAPTTTTVATTTVAPTTTTAAPTTTTATSTTTTAVPTTTTVAPTTTTVAPTTTTVAP